One window from the genome of Marinobacter sp. LV10R510-11A encodes:
- a CDS encoding DUF6160 family protein — translation MKGLKKLALVTAVAAFPFAAHADLRALDDSAMGNVTGQAGVTIELETEVSIGEFRYTDEGYLSVSDIFIGGGAVERDATGNVTGVAGLLDDLLIDIDVEADGDAVIDVHSISGAPIDFAVGVGSVSLNAAGGGGESTLLASNIGIEGNLAQLNIRVDTLTDNLVMNVGFNVTDMDVDMDFLGVNIRDMRVMGTNFLESGGAVDPADPATLANAFAFATITVGKGVSAATGGDALEISIPSFQADILVGGVEIGGESIGSFQMDNLAITNTSMKVYGHK, via the coding sequence ATGAAAGGCCTGAAAAAACTCGCACTAGTAACTGCCGTGGCAGCATTTCCGTTTGCAGCTCATGCTGACCTCAGAGCACTGGATGATAGTGCAATGGGCAACGTGACTGGCCAGGCTGGTGTGACCATTGAATTGGAAACTGAAGTCAGTATCGGTGAATTCCGCTACACCGACGAAGGTTATCTGTCTGTTTCTGACATCTTTATTGGTGGTGGTGCAGTTGAGCGCGACGCAACCGGAAACGTTACCGGTGTTGCCGGTCTCCTCGATGACTTGCTCATCGACATTGACGTTGAGGCAGACGGTGATGCGGTTATCGACGTTCATAGCATCTCGGGCGCTCCAATTGACTTTGCGGTCGGTGTTGGTTCGGTCTCACTGAACGCTGCTGGTGGCGGTGGTGAAAGCACACTGCTAGCCAGCAACATCGGTATCGAAGGTAACTTGGCTCAGCTCAACATTCGCGTTGACACTTTGACTGACAATCTGGTCATGAACGTTGGCTTTAACGTTACTGACATGGATGTGGATATGGACTTCTTGGGTGTAAATATCCGCGATATGCGTGTTATGGGCACCAATTTCCTTGAATCTGGCGGTGCGGTTGATCCGGCCGATCCAGCTACTCTTGCGAACGCATTCGCGTTTGCTACTATCACCGTTGGAAAAGGTGTTTCTGCTGCTACTGGTGGGGATGCTCTGGAAATTTCTATCCCCAGCTTCCAAGCTGATATTCTAGTAGGTGGCGTTGAAATTGGTGGCGAGTCTATTGGTTCATTCCAAATGGACAACCTAGCAATCACCAATACTAGCATGAAGGTTTATGGTCACAAATAA
- a CDS encoding phosphoadenylyl-sulfate reductase — protein MSNIRELQDELGSESPRAILKAAFKRYDNIAISFSGAEDVVLIEMAHKLTDNLKVFTLDTGRLHPETYEFIERVRKHYGINIEVLFPDTSEVQDLVNHKGLFSFYEDGHGECCGIRKVNPLKRKLAGVDAWITGQRKDQSPGTRDEVPVVQEDVNFSGPGKTLVKFNPLANWTSKEVWDYIRMTEAPYNELHEKGFVSIGCQPCTRPVLPGQHEREGRWWWEEATQKECGLHADNLIARQ, from the coding sequence ATGAGCAATATCCGCGAGCTACAGGACGAGTTGGGCAGCGAAAGCCCAAGAGCAATTCTGAAGGCTGCTTTCAAACGCTATGACAACATTGCTATTTCTTTCAGTGGCGCCGAAGACGTGGTGCTCATCGAAATGGCCCACAAACTGACCGATAATCTGAAGGTGTTCACGCTGGACACAGGTCGCCTGCACCCAGAAACCTACGAATTTATCGAGCGTGTCCGCAAGCACTATGGCATTAACATAGAAGTGCTGTTTCCCGACACAAGCGAAGTTCAGGATTTGGTGAATCACAAGGGATTGTTTAGCTTTTACGAAGACGGCCACGGCGAGTGCTGCGGTATTCGCAAGGTGAACCCGCTCAAGCGCAAGCTTGCAGGTGTTGATGCTTGGATTACCGGCCAGCGCAAGGACCAAAGCCCGGGCACCCGCGACGAAGTGCCAGTTGTCCAGGAAGACGTCAACTTCTCCGGCCCCGGCAAAACCCTAGTCAAGTTCAACCCACTGGCTAACTGGACGTCAAAAGAGGTGTGGGACTATATCCGCATGACGGAGGCCCCCTATAACGAGCTTCACGAAAAAGGCTTTGTGAGCATTGGCTGCCAGCCCTGCACTCGCCCAGTGTTGCCGGGGCAACATGAACGCGAAGGCCGCTGGTGGTGGGAAGAAGCTACACAGAAAGAGTGCGGCCTGCATGCAGATAACCTTATAGCCCGCCAGTAA
- the pabB gene encoding aminodeoxychorismate synthase component I, which yields MNPATMRELNREAYHRLLTHASREKDFAYIGSIGDDYSRGIFSGFSAQSIESEVIEYPAPSSFCTDLIAQKMEQRVSQYQIQPERSPQCLTGGWFGFVSYELGYVKENHISRLCPPLDIPLLFAGFYLWAASHNRETDQYWLWTHSQCPKRIRKTIDKWLCKDEPLAVLDWRMNSGFEPRQTPDAFKASVQAIRRYIEAGDCYQVNLSQEFSGRFSGDPWQAFQALAEANPTSYSGFIRAGNASILSISPERFLEIHGRTVTTSPIKGTRPRGNTPERDSAYAAELKASAKDIAENLMIVDLLRNDLSLNAKPKSVKVDQLFALESYRNVHHLVSHIRAELTDGVTPMKALFDAFPGGSITGAPKIRAMEIIRELEPHWRGPYCGSVFYRGLDGTLDSNIAIRTMLCEEESSEGVSDEALDELEKGTGTIRCWGGGGIVADSDPESEYQETLTKVKPLMDFLENLNPSH from the coding sequence TTGAACCCGGCAACCATGCGTGAACTTAACCGAGAGGCGTATCATCGTCTGCTCACCCATGCCAGCCGGGAAAAGGATTTTGCCTACATAGGAAGCATTGGGGATGACTATTCAAGAGGCATTTTCAGCGGCTTTTCTGCTCAGTCTATTGAATCGGAAGTGATCGAATATCCGGCCCCCTCAAGCTTTTGCACCGACCTTATTGCTCAGAAAATGGAGCAACGGGTTAGCCAGTACCAGATCCAACCAGAGCGCAGTCCCCAGTGCCTTACCGGAGGCTGGTTTGGTTTTGTGAGCTATGAACTAGGGTATGTGAAGGAGAATCATATCTCGCGGCTTTGCCCGCCTTTGGATATCCCACTGTTGTTCGCGGGTTTTTACCTATGGGCCGCCAGCCATAATCGAGAAACAGACCAATATTGGCTATGGACTCATTCTCAATGTCCGAAGAGAATCCGAAAGACCATTGATAAGTGGCTTTGCAAGGATGAACCGCTCGCAGTGCTCGACTGGCGAATGAATTCCGGCTTTGAACCACGCCAAACACCAGACGCCTTCAAAGCGAGCGTCCAGGCAATACGTCGATACATCGAAGCTGGAGACTGCTATCAGGTTAACCTCTCGCAAGAATTTTCCGGGCGATTCTCCGGCGATCCTTGGCAGGCATTTCAGGCCCTAGCCGAAGCAAATCCAACGTCCTATAGCGGCTTTATCCGCGCCGGCAACGCATCCATATTGTCGATATCCCCCGAGCGTTTCCTTGAAATACATGGCCGAACCGTAACTACAAGCCCTATCAAAGGCACCCGCCCGAGGGGAAACACGCCCGAGCGCGATTCTGCCTATGCCGCTGAGCTGAAAGCCTCGGCAAAAGACATTGCCGAAAACCTTATGATTGTGGATCTGCTGCGCAATGATCTCAGCCTGAACGCCAAACCCAAAAGTGTGAAAGTCGATCAGCTGTTCGCCCTCGAGTCGTACCGGAACGTCCATCATCTGGTCAGCCACATCCGAGCCGAATTGACAGACGGTGTAACTCCCATGAAGGCACTGTTCGATGCGTTTCCCGGCGGCTCCATTACTGGCGCTCCGAAAATCCGCGCCATGGAAATTATCCGTGAGCTTGAGCCCCACTGGCGAGGTCCTTATTGCGGGTCGGTGTTTTATCGCGGGTTGGATGGCACTCTGGACAGCAACATAGCGATACGCACCATGCTGTGTGAAGAGGAGTCATCTGAAGGCGTGTCTGATGAGGCGCTTGACGAACTAGAGAAAGGAACAGGAACCATACGATGCTGGGGCGGCGGCGGCATTGTTGCCGACTCGGATCCTGAGAGCGAATACCAGGAAACCCTCACCAAAGTGAAGCCGTTGATGGATTTTCTGGAGAATCTGAACCCTAGCCACTAG
- a CDS encoding tyrosine-type recombinase/integrase — MNANEHARFQALHQRYLTELTLRGKSPKTIDLYTRCLRQICDYFQTCPDQLSTDQLQQYFMHLVQHRSWSLVKIARNALQSFYQYVLRKPWEYVPIVKAPKVQTLQDVLSLKEVERLISRTRKLSYQVYFLTTYSLGLRLSESLNLTIADVDSHLMRVHVRCGKGKKDRFVPLPLMTLKALRRYWATHRHPDLLFPGGHPPYASVATSGKPRVMDRGGVQKAIKQVALDCGIRKNVHIHSLRHSFATHLLENGVNLRSIQTLLGHASPVTTARYTRMTHEAQQNSALMINALVERLQVDWVTP, encoded by the coding sequence ATGAACGCTAACGAACACGCTCGTTTTCAAGCACTGCACCAACGCTACCTCACCGAACTCACCCTGCGCGGCAAAAGCCCCAAGACCATCGATCTGTACACCCGTTGCCTGCGACAGATCTGCGACTATTTCCAGACCTGTCCCGATCAGCTTAGCACCGATCAGCTCCAGCAGTATTTCATGCATCTGGTCCAGCATCGGTCCTGGAGTCTGGTCAAGATTGCCCGCAATGCGTTGCAGAGTTTCTATCAGTATGTACTGCGCAAGCCCTGGGAATACGTCCCTATCGTCAAGGCCCCCAAGGTTCAGACCCTGCAGGACGTGCTCTCCCTGAAGGAGGTCGAGCGCCTGATTAGTCGCACACGCAAACTCAGTTATCAGGTCTATTTCCTCACCACCTACAGTCTGGGCCTGCGACTGAGCGAGTCCCTGAACCTGACCATCGCCGATGTCGACAGTCACCTGATGCGGGTGCATGTGCGCTGTGGCAAGGGCAAGAAGGATCGCTTCGTGCCTTTACCGCTGATGACACTCAAGGCCTTGCGGCGCTATTGGGCCACTCACCGTCATCCGGACCTGCTGTTTCCCGGGGGACACCCGCCGTATGCGTCGGTTGCCACCTCCGGCAAGCCCCGGGTGATGGACCGGGGTGGAGTGCAGAAGGCCATCAAACAGGTCGCTCTGGACTGCGGTATCCGCAAAAATGTGCACATTCATTCCCTGCGCCATAGCTTTGCCACCCATCTGCTGGAAAATGGGGTTAACCTGCGCTCAATTCAGACCCTGCTCGGCCATGCCAGCCCGGTGACCACCGCCCGCTACACCCGGATGACCCATGAGGCCCAGCAGAACAGTGCCCTGATGATTAATGCTCTGGTGGAGCGCCTGCAGGTTGACTGGGTGACCCCATGA
- a CDS encoding LuxR C-terminal-related transcriptional regulator, translating to MLLTTKFLRPASDPRAVRRERLSSLLAPGHPKRMNLVIAPAGFGKTTLVSQWCARTTGPIAWLSLDEHDDEPQRFWQYIAGAFEHAGLTGLEDCHRSLAGNTDDHLNSAITALINALASDGGPWVLVLDDFQFVANEKIQRQFGYFVDYLPADVTVTLASRTEPPLPLARWRVRRWVQEIHPALLAFSEDECREFFHSTMGLAISEQEVQAICRRTEGWVAAMQLSALSGINSGLARDPSATASDVPLNALSIDERHISDYVLSEVLDKQPEAIVAFLLDTACCPRLCASMCNTIRNADDSQEKLQTLLSQNLFLIPLDNHNEWFRYHDLFRDALLQRIRHADPERAHLLWHRTVEWLLDHGQVQEAIAQIVQKEDWPWLAEVLATHGNNLIHGGYHLPVLNWLESLPPEQIEESAQLQMLRVWSRFFANRFDHLEPLLANVEDLLDRRVADSAPDAEGALGLQSEVSLIRSYLARSRSDDKSASDLTRQVLADIDHTRIPLKSVTYYGLGLDDYGRGDLTGAEEALKSAVHYGQVERKPSTVLSSGGLLAWIQYNRGDMDLALDTCTEVRRWVDQHYSDPSQPRLISCWLNAALTEIHRERNQLQDAAAHLAPLLEHVDQGTEPGQHVIIQHVRGHLAFSDGHFQKAIDALEDAEQLGRKRREHIVFEPPASAAFKARCFLATGQIAQARQSLESLDSQAVTNPLNREQNSISYARLLVAEGQPEKALEILKTLESETEQNEHNRHLVETLLVCAEALALQGRSDECRERLERAVSVAAEAGFMRLFVEESPRLQALLLESPALKGEGTWQRSLRLMLQSQKNPNTASQKEKKPTPVSQDQNQGLAEPLSQRELEVLELINAGGANKDIAVRMGVAPATVKAHIRNLYGKLGVGRRTEALARARELGLLTQ from the coding sequence ATGCTATTAACCACCAAGTTCCTCAGGCCCGCCTCTGATCCGCGAGCGGTTCGCCGTGAACGCCTCAGTTCACTTTTGGCGCCAGGCCATCCCAAGCGCATGAACCTTGTGATAGCGCCGGCAGGATTTGGTAAAACAACATTGGTAAGCCAATGGTGCGCCCGCACAACTGGCCCCATTGCCTGGCTGTCCCTGGATGAACACGATGATGAGCCCCAGCGCTTCTGGCAGTACATCGCCGGCGCATTTGAACACGCTGGCCTAACCGGGCTTGAAGACTGTCACAGAAGCCTTGCAGGCAATACGGACGACCATCTCAACAGCGCGATTACAGCATTGATCAACGCACTAGCATCCGACGGTGGCCCATGGGTTCTGGTGCTCGATGATTTTCAGTTTGTAGCCAACGAGAAGATTCAACGCCAGTTCGGGTACTTTGTGGATTATCTTCCTGCAGATGTCACGGTGACTCTGGCTTCCCGCACTGAGCCGCCCCTGCCATTGGCCCGCTGGCGTGTGCGCCGCTGGGTGCAGGAGATCCACCCTGCATTGCTGGCGTTTTCTGAAGATGAATGCCGAGAGTTTTTTCACAGCACCATGGGCTTGGCCATTTCAGAGCAGGAAGTACAGGCCATTTGCCGCCGAACCGAAGGCTGGGTGGCGGCCATGCAACTGTCTGCGCTATCGGGAATTAACAGCGGCTTGGCGCGAGATCCGTCAGCTACTGCTTCAGATGTACCATTAAACGCCCTGAGCATAGATGAACGGCACATCAGCGACTATGTGCTCAGCGAAGTGCTAGATAAACAACCAGAGGCCATTGTCGCCTTCTTGCTCGATACCGCCTGCTGCCCGCGATTATGCGCCTCCATGTGCAACACCATTCGTAACGCGGACGACAGCCAGGAAAAGCTGCAAACCCTGCTGTCCCAGAACCTGTTTCTGATTCCCCTGGATAATCACAACGAATGGTTCCGCTATCACGACCTGTTTCGCGATGCCTTGCTGCAGCGCATCCGCCATGCCGACCCAGAGCGCGCCCACCTGCTCTGGCACCGAACGGTGGAATGGCTTTTAGACCACGGTCAGGTTCAGGAAGCCATTGCTCAGATTGTGCAGAAGGAAGACTGGCCATGGTTGGCTGAAGTTCTGGCAACCCACGGTAACAATCTGATTCATGGGGGCTATCACCTGCCGGTTCTAAACTGGCTTGAATCACTGCCCCCAGAGCAGATAGAAGAAAGCGCCCAGTTGCAGATGCTGCGGGTTTGGAGCCGCTTTTTTGCCAACCGATTTGATCATCTTGAGCCGCTGTTGGCCAACGTTGAGGATTTGCTTGACCGCCGTGTTGCAGATTCCGCACCCGATGCAGAGGGCGCACTGGGCCTGCAGAGCGAGGTATCGCTTATACGCTCTTACTTGGCACGGTCGCGCAGCGATGACAAAAGTGCCAGCGACCTGACGCGTCAGGTTCTAGCGGATATTGACCACACGCGAATTCCTCTCAAATCTGTGACCTATTACGGCTTAGGGCTGGACGATTACGGCAGGGGCGACCTGACAGGCGCTGAAGAAGCGCTAAAGTCTGCGGTGCATTATGGGCAGGTTGAACGAAAGCCCAGCACGGTGCTTTCCAGCGGTGGCCTGCTGGCCTGGATACAGTACAACCGAGGCGATATGGACCTCGCGTTGGATACCTGCACCGAGGTGCGCCGGTGGGTTGATCAACACTACTCAGACCCGAGCCAGCCCAGGCTAATCTCATGCTGGCTGAATGCCGCGCTCACCGAAATTCACCGGGAACGTAACCAGCTACAGGATGCAGCCGCTCACCTCGCGCCTTTGCTGGAGCATGTAGACCAAGGCACTGAGCCGGGGCAACATGTGATCATTCAACATGTCCGGGGGCATCTCGCCTTTAGCGATGGCCATTTTCAGAAAGCGATAGACGCGCTTGAAGACGCAGAGCAACTAGGCCGAAAACGCAGAGAACACATTGTTTTCGAGCCACCCGCCAGCGCCGCTTTTAAGGCACGATGTTTTCTAGCAACCGGCCAAATTGCTCAAGCCCGCCAAAGCTTGGAATCACTGGATAGCCAAGCTGTTACCAACCCCCTGAACCGGGAACAGAACAGCATTAGCTACGCCCGGCTGCTGGTTGCGGAGGGCCAGCCGGAAAAGGCACTTGAGATTCTTAAAACGTTGGAGTCCGAAACTGAACAGAACGAACACAACCGCCACCTGGTGGAAACACTGCTGGTATGCGCTGAAGCACTTGCGTTGCAAGGTCGAAGCGACGAATGCCGGGAGCGACTTGAGCGGGCGGTCAGCGTGGCAGCCGAAGCCGGGTTTATGCGCTTGTTTGTTGAAGAAAGCCCACGCCTGCAGGCGCTTTTGCTTGAATCACCTGCCCTGAAAGGCGAAGGAACTTGGCAGCGTAGCCTAAGACTCATGCTACAGAGCCAAAAGAACCCAAACACCGCGAGCCAGAAAGAAAAGAAACCTACACCGGTCAGCCAAGACCAAAATCAAGGCCTTGCTGAGCCGCTGAGCCAGCGGGAGCTGGAAGTGCTGGAACTCATTAACGCTGGGGGGGCAAACAAAGACATTGCCGTGCGCATGGGTGTAGCGCCGGCAACGGTAAAGGCCCATATACGCAACCTTTATGGCAAGCTGGGCGTTGGTCGGCGAACCGAAGCCCTTGCTCGGGCGCGGGAACTGGGCCTTCTCACCCAGTAG
- a CDS encoding transposase: protein MITLAQILRDHEASLKQHVGARMRPEHHAALRSILACHTPDCGEVRYHCRACQQVQQAYPSCGHRSCPACQHGTNSQWLGRQRQKLLPVDYFLVTFTLPAQLRGFAWHHLRWTCHALFQAARETLCQFARNDKRLGNQLGLVGVLHTHSRRLAFHPHVHIVVPGGGLTGHHWHARAGRYLFNGRALATVFRAKFLTRMREQGFALPESIPKHWVAQCEQVGRGDQALTYLARYLYRGVLREQNIVDYDGEQVTFRYQDSQTRRWQTLTEPASRFLWRVLQHVLPKGLRRVREYGFLHGGARKTLHRLQWLLQVALPGIVTQPRKQRVCPCCGEPMGITLWRRPCRWPGPTIRRRCLA, encoded by the coding sequence ATGATCACCCTGGCGCAGATTCTGCGCGATCATGAGGCCAGCCTGAAGCAGCACGTCGGGGCACGTATGCGACCGGAACATCACGCCGCCCTGCGGTCGATTCTGGCCTGCCATACGCCGGACTGTGGCGAGGTTCGCTATCACTGTCGCGCCTGTCAGCAGGTGCAACAGGCGTACCCGTCCTGCGGCCATCGCAGTTGCCCTGCCTGTCAGCACGGCACCAACAGCCAATGGCTGGGCCGGCAGCGGCAGAAGCTGTTGCCGGTGGATTATTTCCTGGTGACCTTCACCCTACCGGCCCAGTTGCGGGGCTTTGCCTGGCACCACCTCCGATGGACCTGTCACGCTCTGTTCCAGGCCGCCCGGGAGACGCTGTGCCAGTTCGCCCGCAACGATAAACGCCTGGGCAACCAGCTCGGGCTGGTCGGGGTGTTGCACACCCACTCCCGCCGCTTGGCTTTCCACCCCCATGTCCACATCGTGGTCCCCGGGGGCGGGCTGACGGGCCATCACTGGCACGCCCGGGCCGGGCGATACCTGTTCAACGGCCGGGCCCTGGCCACCGTGTTTCGCGCCAAATTCCTCACCCGGATGCGCGAGCAAGGCTTTGCCTTGCCGGAATCGATTCCCAAACACTGGGTCGCCCAGTGCGAGCAGGTCGGCCGTGGCGACCAGGCGCTGACCTATCTGGCCCGCTATCTGTATCGTGGTGTGCTCCGGGAGCAGAACATCGTGGATTACGACGGTGAGCAGGTCACCTTCCGCTACCAGGACAGCCAGACCCGGCGCTGGCAGACCCTGACCGAACCGGCGAGTCGGTTCCTCTGGCGGGTTCTGCAGCATGTCCTGCCCAAGGGGCTGCGACGGGTGCGGGAATACGGGTTCCTGCATGGCGGTGCCCGCAAAACCTTACACCGGCTGCAGTGGCTCTTGCAGGTGGCGCTACCCGGGATCGTCACCCAACCCCGGAAACAACGCGTTTGCCCCTGTTGTGGCGAGCCCATGGGCATCACGCTTTGGCGGCGACCTTGCCGGTGGCCCGGGCCGACAATCCGGCGACGATGTTTAGCATAG
- the cysB gene encoding HTH-type transcriptional regulator CysB, translating into MKLQQLRYIWEVAHHDLNVSATAQSLFTSQPGISKQIRLLEDELGLEIFARSGKHLTRITPGGEIIVREAGEILRRAEGIKKIAQEFSNQRKGDLSIATTHTQARYALPPVISGFIEAYPDVSLHMHQGTPMQISEMAATGAVDFAIATEAMELFNDLIMMPCYRWNRTVVVPKDHPLAQLSELTLEALAEHPLVTYVFGFTGRSKLDEAFKSKGLTPKVVFTAADADVIKTYVRLGLGVGIIASMAFDPKTDTDMVALDAKKLFSPSVTRIGFRKGTFLRGYMYDFIQRFAPHLTKEAVDEAVARQSSRTDIEELFKNVELPTY; encoded by the coding sequence ATGAAATTACAACAGTTGCGCTATATTTGGGAAGTTGCGCACCATGATCTCAACGTGTCGGCAACTGCCCAGAGTCTTTTCACGTCTCAGCCGGGCATTTCCAAGCAGATTCGCCTTTTGGAAGATGAGCTGGGCTTGGAAATATTTGCCCGCAGTGGCAAGCATTTAACCCGCATCACCCCAGGGGGTGAAATCATCGTGCGCGAAGCCGGTGAAATTCTGCGCCGTGCGGAAGGCATTAAGAAGATTGCCCAGGAATTCAGTAACCAGCGTAAGGGTGACCTGAGTATTGCCACAACTCACACCCAAGCGCGATACGCCTTGCCGCCGGTGATCAGTGGCTTTATTGAAGCCTACCCCGATGTGTCCCTGCACATGCACCAGGGCACGCCGATGCAGATTTCCGAAATGGCGGCCACCGGGGCCGTTGATTTCGCCATCGCCACTGAGGCTATGGAGTTGTTCAACGATCTCATCATGATGCCTTGTTACCGCTGGAACCGTACCGTGGTTGTGCCCAAGGATCACCCGCTCGCGCAGTTGTCTGAGTTGACGCTGGAAGCGCTGGCGGAGCACCCGCTGGTCACTTACGTGTTTGGCTTTACCGGCCGTTCGAAGCTTGATGAGGCGTTTAAGTCTAAAGGCCTGACGCCAAAAGTGGTGTTCACTGCTGCGGATGCGGACGTTATCAAAACCTACGTGCGCCTGGGCCTTGGGGTCGGGATCATCGCCAGCATGGCATTTGACCCCAAAACCGATACCGATATGGTCGCACTGGACGCCAAAAAACTGTTCAGCCCGAGTGTGACCCGTATTGGCTTCCGCAAAGGCACCTTCCTGCGTGGCTATATGTACGATTTCATTCAGCGTTTCGCGCCGCACCTTACTAAAGAGGCTGTCGACGAAGCCGTTGCCCGCCAGAGCAGCCGCACCGACATAGAGGAATTATTCAAAAATGTAGAGCTGCCGACTTACTAG
- a CDS encoding DUF58 domain-containing protein, translating into MSRLIRSRFPSGNKSWVKSWINRRIPRSDVQVLTQRNLFILPTAAGVVFGLLLLIMLLTGINYQNGLIYLVTFLLGAVFVGAMHQTHRNLSGLELTLVQAGEGFAGDDIVFLLRAAAGKDDAIALTLSGDERSVPVGHVPSGQSVDVTLPVPSAFRGYLRPDRIRVETRFPFGLLKAWSWMRPMSAAVVFPRPIAAPEVISAVEDGEQTASSRSPEGNDHAELRPWREGDMSQRVMWKRFARSGQMVVADWEADKGSPHWLDFNAFAGTDHELRLSYLSWLVLERGKSGARFGLNLPGQVIEPDSGPAHATRCLRALAVWGEEKPRDAFAAPHGTRKHTDTIKHTGKPTEATSGAQT; encoded by the coding sequence ATGAGCAGACTAATCCGTAGCCGCTTTCCCAGTGGCAACAAAAGTTGGGTCAAAAGCTGGATAAACCGTCGCATTCCGCGGTCAGATGTCCAGGTACTCACCCAGAGAAACCTGTTCATTTTGCCAACGGCGGCCGGCGTGGTGTTCGGGCTGCTGTTGCTGATCATGCTACTTACCGGCATTAACTATCAGAACGGCCTAATTTATCTGGTCACCTTTCTACTGGGTGCGGTGTTTGTGGGTGCCATGCACCAGACCCATCGAAACCTTTCCGGCCTTGAGTTAACGCTGGTTCAAGCGGGTGAAGGCTTTGCCGGCGATGACATTGTTTTCCTTTTGCGGGCTGCGGCCGGCAAAGACGACGCCATTGCCCTTACGCTTTCGGGCGACGAGCGGTCGGTGCCTGTGGGCCATGTGCCTTCTGGCCAGTCGGTAGATGTTACCTTGCCCGTACCTTCTGCGTTCCGGGGTTACCTGCGGCCAGATCGCATCAGGGTTGAAACCCGCTTTCCTTTTGGTTTGCTCAAAGCCTGGTCGTGGATGAGGCCGATGTCGGCCGCTGTGGTGTTCCCCCGGCCAATTGCGGCCCCTGAGGTGATCAGCGCGGTGGAGGATGGCGAGCAAACGGCCAGTTCTCGATCCCCAGAAGGTAATGACCACGCAGAGCTCAGGCCCTGGCGCGAGGGTGATATGAGCCAGCGTGTTATGTGGAAGCGTTTTGCCCGCAGTGGCCAGATGGTGGTGGCAGATTGGGAAGCCGATAAAGGCAGCCCCCACTGGCTGGATTTCAATGCCTTTGCGGGCACGGACCATGAGTTGCGGCTTAGTTACCTCTCATGGCTGGTTTTAGAGCGTGGCAAGAGTGGTGCGAGGTTTGGTTTGAATTTGCCTGGGCAGGTGATTGAGCCAGACAGTGGCCCTGCCCATGCAACCCGTTGCCTCAGAGCGTTGGCGGTTTGGGGCGAGGAAAAACCCCGGGATGCCTTTGCAGCACCCCACGGCACGCGCAAGCACACAGATACCATCAAGCACACAGGCAAGCCTACAGAAGCAACATCGGGGGCCCAAACATGA
- the thrH gene encoding bifunctional phosphoserine phosphatase/homoserine phosphotransferase ThrH encodes MELACLDLEGVLIPEIWIAFAEKTGIEELKATTRDIPDYDVLMTQRLKLLDQHGYGLPQIQEVIGELDPLPGAQEFLGWLRERFQVVILSDTFYEFAMPLMKKLGYPALLCHKLEVAENGQITDYLLRQRDPKRQSVRAFQLLNYRVIAAGDSYNDTTMLGQAEAGILFHAPKNVIDEFPQYPAVQEFEELKQEFLKASAVHSV; translated from the coding sequence GTGGAACTGGCATGTCTTGACCTTGAAGGCGTATTGATCCCGGAAATCTGGATCGCATTTGCAGAAAAAACCGGTATTGAAGAGCTCAAGGCGACCACCCGCGATATTCCTGATTACGATGTTCTGATGACACAACGGCTAAAACTGCTGGATCAGCACGGATATGGCTTGCCGCAAATTCAGGAAGTGATCGGTGAACTAGACCCGCTGCCGGGCGCCCAGGAGTTTCTTGGCTGGCTGCGCGAGCGGTTCCAGGTGGTGATTCTTTCCGACACCTTCTACGAATTTGCCATGCCACTGATGAAGAAACTGGGTTACCCCGCGCTGCTTTGCCACAAACTGGAAGTTGCCGAGAACGGTCAGATTACCGACTACCTGTTGCGCCAGAGAGACCCTAAGCGCCAGTCTGTACGTGCGTTCCAGCTATTGAACTATCGCGTAATTGCGGCAGGTGATTCGTACAACGACACCACCATGCTGGGGCAGGCGGAAGCAGGCATTCTGTTTCACGCGCCTAAGAACGTAATTGACGAGTTCCCTCAGTATCCGGCAGTGCAGGAGTTTGAGGAATTGAAGCAGGAATTTCTGAAGGCAAGTGCTGTTCACAGCGTCTAA